Proteins from a genomic interval of Musa acuminata AAA Group cultivar baxijiao chromosome BXJ1-9, Cavendish_Baxijiao_AAA, whole genome shotgun sequence:
- the LOC103998052 gene encoding MOB kinase activator-like 1A: MSLFGLGNRNQKTFRPKKNAPSGNKGAQLKRHIDATLGSGNLREAVRLPPGEDINEWLAVNTVDFFNQVNILYGTLAEFCTPTSCPTMSAGPKFEYRWADGVQIRKPIEVSAPKYVDYLMDWIEAQLDNESIFPQRLGVPFPPNFREVVKTIFKRLFRVYAHIYHSHFQRIVSLKEEAHLNTCFKHFTLFTCEFRLIDEGELAPLRDLIESIIQAH; the protein is encoded by the exons ATGAGTCTTTTCGGCCTCGGAAACAG GAATCAGAAGACATTTCGGCCTAAAAAGAATGCTCCATCTGGAAATAAG GGTGCACAACTCAAAAGACACATTGATGCTACTCTGGGGAGTGGGAACCTAAGGGAGGCTGTTCGGTTGCCGCCTGGAGAAGACATCAATGAATGGCTTGCTGTCAATA CTGTTGACTTCTTCAATCAAGTAAATATATTGTACGGCACTCTCGCTGAATTTTGTACTCCAACCAGCTGCCCAACAATGTCAGCAGGACCAAA GTTTGAGTACAGGTGGGCTGATGGAGTTCAAATCAGAAAGCCAATTGAGGTTTCTGCACCAAAATATGTTGATTATTTGATGGACTGGATTGAAGCACAGCTAGATAATGAATCCATATTTCCCCAAAGGCTTG GAGTTCCATTTCCTCCCAACTTCCGTGAAGTTGTAAAAACAATTTTTAAGCGTCTCTTTCGGGTATATGCTCATATATATCATTCACATTTCCAAAGAATCGTGAGTCTCAAGGAAGAAGCTCATCTCAACACCTGCTTCAAGCACTTCACCTTATTCACATGT GAATTTCGCCTGATTGATGAGGGAGAGCTCGCCCCTCTGCGAGATCTAATTGAATCCATTATCCAAGCACATTGA
- the LOC135593188 gene encoding germin-like protein 8-14, with product MLPVFLFLLLILLSAADASVQDFCVGDISASDTPAGYPCKDVSHVTTNDFVFKGLGKAGNTSNIIKAAVTPAFVGQFPGVNGLGISAARLDLAPGGVVPLHTHPGGSELLVVTQGMILAGFISSANGVYYTTLHKGDTMVFPQGLLHFQVNAGGVTAVAIVTFSSPNPGLQITAFALFANSLPSALVEKVTFLDDAQVKKLKKVLGGSG from the coding sequence ATGCTGCccgtcttcctcttccttctcctcatccTCCTGTCCGCCGCCGACGCCTCCGTCCAGGACTTCTGCGTCGGCGACATTTCCGCCTCTGACACCCCCGCAGGCTATCCTTGCAAGGACGTCTCTCATGTCACCACCAACGACTTCGTCTTCAAGGGTCTCGGTAAGGCGGGTAACACCTCAAACATCATCAAGGCCGCCGTGACCCCTGCGTTCGTCGGCCAGTTCCCTGGCGTCAACGGACTCGGcatctccgccgctcggctcgaccTTGCCCCTGGAGGCGTGGTCCCCCTCCACACCCACCCAGGTGGCTCTGAGCTGCTCGTCGTCACCCAAGGCATGATCCTCGCCGGCTTCATCTCCTCCGCGAACGGTGTCTACTACACTACGCTCCACAAGGGGGACACCATGGTCTTCCCACAAGGCCTGCTTCACTTCCAGGTAAACGCCGGGGGAGTCACCGCAGTGGCCATCGTCACCTTCAGCAGCCCTAACCCTGGACTTCAGATAACGGCGTTCGCGCTCTTCGCCAACAGCTTGCCATCTGCGCTGGTGGAGAAGGTCACCTTCCTCGACGACGCACAGGTGAAGAAGCTAAAAAAGGTGCTCGGAGGATCCGGTTAA